In Papaver somniferum cultivar HN1 chromosome 1, ASM357369v1, whole genome shotgun sequence, a genomic segment contains:
- the LOC113302715 gene encoding protein SRC2-like codes for MAYRRLEVTIISARDIKDVNLFTEMDVYVLASIGGDPSTQKKTPVHYCGGKNPCWDFTTSFSLDESLAKHNRLVLILQLKSKKRIGADRHVGVVHVPVKDLLDNPGTKFVSYQVRIKNEKKVSQPANVYAAAHVPESSPAYRMGEPVMAYPAVVCSSVPYPPSGSGVPYQAQGGPYPPPSVGYPTAGYGNGQPQPPIGHPPQQLGYGYPPQQQPGYGYPPQGGHGGHPQQPPMLAKSVI; via the exons ATGGCATACAGACGATTAGAGGTAACGATAATCTCAGCAAGAGACATCAAAGATGTAAATCTATTCACAGAGATGGATGTTTATGTGCTCGCATCAATCGGTGGTGATCCAAGTACGCAAAAGAAAACACCAGTACATTACTGCGGTGGGAAAAACCCATGTTGGGATTTTACAACGAGTTTCTCGCTTGATGAATCACTAGCGAAACACAACCGACTGGTTCTAATATTGCAACTCAAATCTAAGAAGAGAATTGGTGCTGATCGTCATGTTGGTGTGGTTCATGTACCAGTTAAAGACCTTCTTGATAATCCTGGAACTAAATTTGTTTCTTATCAGGTTAGAATTAAGAACG AGAAGAAGGTGTCCCAACCGGCAAATGTGTATGCAGCCGCCCACGTACCGGAGTCGTCACCGGCGTATAGAATGGGAGAGCCTGTTATGGCGTATCCTGCTGTGGTGTGTTCGAGTGTGCCGTATCCACCATCTGGATCAGGAGTACCGTATCAAGCACAAGGAGGGCCGTATCCACCACCATCGGTTGGGTATCCTACTGCTGGATATGGGAATGGACAACCACAACCGCCAATTGGGCATCCACCTCAACAGCTTGGATACGGGTATCCGCCACAACAACAGCCTGGGTATGGGTACCCGCCTCAAGGTGGGCACGGTGGACACCCGCAGCAACCTCCTATG CTTGCTAAGAGTGTGATTTGA
- the LOC113285592 gene encoding uncharacterized protein LOC113285592: METRSKFLFGFLFFALISSSSNALISTQSATPKAISDLKEAIVKGLGFQSDEFKISGFDLKDALVGHSLAYEFDIEIDNKVLPFKLLEDMKSWEYVDLPIFRSEQEEFNGLVKSDDSVLPVLAPFQLAGPMELWIQDAKDMRLSLPHDVDAGVLKKVILADGAVVTVTGARSVSLRQPLDLPLPLNRTNANFASGLLTLADHLRQASRNQNSPLLSLRVVGPTSLTSPSSSSSSSSSDNRLKLKRLAPGLVELSSPSKTKEINALSTIYDKDGVTLLGPNRFTTMWPLASIDGSNSNLRGFETLLTSVLGEKANKKGSFKLLKADVSAQTYVKMEFGIEKELKEGDGFNWEGFPEWRTRPESVKMHFEVLAKVEGEKMVAEKLVQVNPLSAEESVAPNVIMGNTTMSRTSTVLAPHDPFTL, translated from the exons ATGGAGACTCGATCAAAATTTCTATTCGGATTTCTGTTCTTCGCTTTGATAAGTTCTTCTTCAAATGCCCTAATTTCAACTCAATCAGCAACTCCAAAAGCAATTTCTGATTTGAAAGAAGCAATTGTCAAAGGATTAGGGTttcaaagtgatgaatttaagatATCTGGTTTTGATCTTAAGGATGCGCTGGTTGGACATTCCTTAGCTTATGAATTTGATATTGAGATTGATAATAAGGTTTTACCGTTTAAGCTTTTGGAAGATATGAAAAGTTGGGAATATGTTGATTTGCCGATTTTCCGTTCGGAGCAGGAGGAATTCAATGGGTTAGTGAAATCAGATGATTCTGTTTTACCAGTTTTAGCACCATTTCAATTGGCTGGACCTATGGAGCTTTGGATTCAAGATGCTAAAGATATGAGACTTTCTTTGCCT CATGATGTTGATGCGGGTGTGTTGAAAAAAGTGATATTAGCAGATGGAGCAGTGGTGACAGTTACCGGAGCAAGATCCGTTAGCCTACGACAACCTCTTGATTTACCATTACCCTTGAACAGAACCAATGCCAACTTTGCTTCAGGCCTTTTAACCCTAGCTGATCATCTTCGCCAAGCTTCTAGAAACCAAAATTCCCCACTTCTTTCTCTACGAGTTGTTGGTCCTACTTCTCTCACTTCACCATCGTCTTCctcgtcatcttcttcttctgataaCAGGCTCAAACTAAAGCGCTTAGCCCCTGGACTTGTTGAGTTGTCCTCACCTTCAAAAACAAAAGAGATCAACGCACTCTCGACTATCTATGATAAAGATGGTGTGACTTTGTTGGGTCCTAATAGGTTTACCACAATGTGGCCATTAGCTTCAATAGATGGATCAAATTCAAATTTACGCGGATTTGAAACATTACTGACTTCTGTTTTGGGTGAGAAAGCAAATAAGAAAGGGTCTTTCAAGTTATTGAAAGCGGATGTTTCAGCACAGACGTATGTGAAGATGGAATTTGGAATTGAAAAGGAGTTAAAAGAAGGAGATGGATTTAACTGGGAAGGGTTTCCAGAATGGAGAACTAGACCAGAATCAGTGAAGATGCATTTTGAGGTATTGGCTAAAGTTGAAGGAGAGAAAATGGTGGCTGAAAAGCTGGTGCAGGTAAATCCGTTGTCAGCAGAAGAAAGTGTAGCTCCTAATGTGATCATGGGAAACACTACCATGTCTAGGACTTCAACTGTTTTGGCGCCTCATGATCCTTTTACCTTATGA
- the LOC113285582 gene encoding leucine-rich repeat receptor-like serine/threonine-protein kinase BAM1, whose amino-acid sequence MRLHLLHHHHHHHLLQVLFLFYIIITSQITAKQTHLPEFQALISIKTSISDDPENSLSTWNISTKHCTWTGVSCDSTHHRVISLDISNYNLTGVLSPDIGFLTNLVNLTVAGNSFSGPIPREISQISGLKQLNLSNNIFNGSFPSELSSLQYLEILDLYNNNMSGLLPVGVSEMKNLKHLHFGGNYFEGKIPPEYGRLESLEYLAVSGNSLSGVIPPEIGNLTKLQQLYLGYYNMYEGGIPSAIGNLTDLVRLDMANCGLSGRIPPEMAKLQNLDTLFLQVNGLSGGLTPELGQLKSLRSMDLSNNVLSGEIPQTFAELKNLTLLNLFRNKLHGAIPDFIGDLPELEVLQLWENNFTGKVPQTLGLNGKLVFLDLSSNKLTGNLPPDLCSGNRLETLIALGNFFFGSIPKSLGKCESLNRIRMGENYLNGSIPDGLLGLPKLAQVELQDNYLTGKFPEMFSSSVNLGQISLSNNKLTGNLPSSIGNFSGVQKLLLDGNRFSGEIPSDIGRLQQLSKMDFSNNNFSGSITPEISRCKLLTFVDLSRNQLSGEIPGEITSMKILNYLNISRNQLMGNIPVSISNMQSLTSVDFSYNNLSGLVPGTGQFSYFNSTSFMGNPNLCGPFLGACKSGVSNSTGHANSKGPLSATMKLFLVLGLLLCSIVFAVAAIIKARSLKKAIESRSWKFTAFQRLEFTCDDILDALKEDNIIGKGGAGIVYKGGMPNGDQVAVKRLSVLSRSGSSHDHGFNAEIQTLGRIRHRHIVRLLGFCSNHETNLLVYEYMPNGSLGEVLHGKKGGHLHWDTRYKIAVEAAKGLCYLHHDCSPSILHRDVKSNNILLDSNFEAHVADFGLAKFLQDSGTSECMSAIAGSYGYIAPEYAYTLKVDEKSDVYSFGVVLLELVSGRKPVGEFGDGVDIVQWVRKMTDSKTEGVLKILDPRLPSVPLNEVMHVFYVAMLCVEEQSIERPTMREVVQILTELPKPATTPNSSTLSEGPSTVTESSPPLSPGNICEEIAGVKKSTKDQSSSSSSPPTDLLSI is encoded by the exons ATGAGGttacatcttcttcatcatcatcatcatcatcaccttcttcaggttttgtttctcttctacatcatcatcaccagccaaATTACAGCAAAACAAACCCATTTACCAGAATTCCAAGCTTTAATTTCTATTAAAACATCTATCTCAGATGACCCAGAGAACTCATTATCAACCTGGAACATTTCTACAAAACACTGTACATGGACTGGTGTATCATGTGATTCTACTCATCATAGGGTTATTTCACTAGACATTTCTAATTATAATCTTACTGGGGTTTTGTCACCAGACATTGGGTTTCTTACAAACCTTGTGAATCTTACTGTTGCTGGTAACTCATTTTCTGGTCCAATACCTAGAGAAATCTCTCAAATTTCTGGTCTGAAACAGTTGAATCTCTCAAATAACATCTTCAATGGAAGTTTTCCTTCTGAGCTTTCTAGTTTACAGTACTTGGAAATACTAGATTTGTATAACAATAACATGTCTGGGTTGTTACCAGTCGGAGTTTCAGAGATGAAAAATCTCAAACATCTGCACTTTGGTGGCAACTATTTTGAAGGTAAAATCCCACCAGAATATGGAAGATTGGAGTCTCTTGAGTACTTGGCAGTTTCAGGGAACTCACTTAGTGGTGTTATCCCACCAGAGattggaaacttaacaaaattACAGCAACTGTATCTTGGTTATTACAATATGTATGAAGGAGGAATACCATCTGCAATTGGGAATCTCACTGATTTGGTTAGATTGGATATGGCTAACTGTGGGTTATCTGGTAGAATCCCACCAGAAATGGCAAAACTACAGAATCTTGATACATTATTTCTTCAAGTGAATGGGCTTTCAGGGGGGTTAACACCAGAGTTGGGGCAGCTAAAAAGCTTAAGATCTATGGATCTATCTAATAATGTTCTCTCTGGGGAAATTCCTCAAACATTTGCTGAGCTCAAGAATCTCACTCTACTGAATCTGTTTAGAAACAAATTACATGGTGCAATCCCTGACTTCATTGGAGATTTACCTGAGTTGGAAGTTCTACAGCTGTGGGAGAATAATTTCACCGGAAAAGTTCCTCAAACGCTTGGATTGAATGGGAAACTAGTCTTTCTTGATCTTTCTTCAAACAAACTCACTGGAAATCTTCCACCGGATTTGTGTTCAGGTAATCGTCTCGAAACTCTGATTGCTTTAGGGAATTTCTTCTTCGGATCAATTCCTAAGTCTCTTGGGAAATGCGAGTCGTTGAATCGTATTAGAATGGGGGAGAATTATCTTAATGGTTCAATTCCTGATGGGCTCTTAGGACTACCAAAGTTAGCTCAAGTTGAGTTACAAGATAATTATCTTACTGGAAAATTTCCAGAAATGTTTTCGAGTTCTGTAAATCTTGGACAAATTAGTTTGTCTAATAATAAGTTAACTGGGAATTTGCCATCTTCAATCGGAAATTTTAGTGGTGTTCAGAAGTTATTACTAGATGGGAATAGATTTTCTGGTGAAATTCCTTCTGATATTGGGAGATTGCAGCAGCTTTCAAAGATGGATTTCAGTAATAATAACTTCTCAGGCTCGATCACACCGGAAATCAGTCGATGTAAGTTGTTAACATTTGTTGATCTTAGTAGGAATCAACTTTCTGGTGAAATTCCAGGTGAAATTACTAGTATGAAGATTTTGAATTACTTGAATATATCTAGGAACCAGTTAATGGGCAATATACCTGTCAGCATTTCTAATATGCAGAGTTTAACTTCAGTTGATTTTTCGTATAATAATCTTTCGGGTTTAGTTCCTGGTACTGGTCAGTTTAGTtacttcaattcaacatcattcatgggTAATCCTAATCTCTGTGGTCCGTTTTTGGGTGCTTGTAAATCCGGGGTTTCGAATAGTACTGGCCATGCGAATTCGAAAGGTCCACTTTCAGCTACTATGAAGTTGTTTCTGGTGTTGGGGTTGCTTCTTTGTTCAATTGTATTTGCTGTTGCTGCTATTATTAAAGCCAGGTCTTTGAAGAAAGCAATTGAGTCTCGCTCATGGAAGTTTACAGCATTTCAAAGGTTGGAGTTCACTTGCGACGATATATTAGATGCTTTGAAAGAAGATAATATAATTGGAAAAGGAGGTGCTGGAATTGTGTATAAAGGAGGAATGCCAAATGGTGATCAAGTTGCTGTGAAAAGACTTTCTGTACTGAGTAGGTCAGGGTCTTCTCATGATCATGGTTTTAATGCAGAGATTCAGACTTTGGGTAGAATCAGACATCGTCATATCGTGAGGTTATTAGGATTTTGTTCGAACCATGAAACAAATCTTTTGGTTTATGAGTACATGCCTAATGGAAGTTTAGGTGAAGTTCTTCATGGCAAAAAAGGAGGTCACTTGCATTGGGATACTAGGTATAAAATTGCAGTTGAAGCTGCAAAAGGATTGTGTTATCTGCATCATGACTGCTCTCCTTCAATTCTTCATCGAGATGTCAAATCGAACAATATTCTTCTAGATTCCAACTTTGAAGCCCATGTTGCTGATTTTGGACTTGCTAAATTTCTTCAAGATTCTGGAACTTCTGAATGCATGTCTGCTATTGCCGGCTCATATGGGTACATTGCACCAG AATATGCGTACACATTAAAAGTTGATGAGAAGAGTGATGTATACAGTTTCGGAGTAGTTTTATTAGAACTAGTGAGTGGTAGAAAACCAGTTGGTGAATTTGGAGATGGAGTTGATATTGTTCAGTGGGTTAGAAAAATGACAGATTCAAAAACAGAAGGAGTTTTAAAGATTCTTGATCCAAGACTGCCTTCAGTTCCCTTAAATGAAGTAATGCATGTGTTCTATGTTGCAATGCTTTGTGTGGAGGAACAAAGTATCGAGCGACCAACAATGAGAGAAGTTGTTCAGATTCTAACTGAGTTACCCAAACCAGCAACAACACCGAATTCATCAACACTATCTGAAGGACCATCAACTGTTACCGAATCCTCACCACCATTGTCTCCTGGAAATATCTGCGAAGAAATTGCTGGTGTTAAGAAAAGCACTAAAGATCAGTCATCATCCTCGTCGTCACCGCCAACCGATCTTCTTAGCATCTAA